The following proteins are encoded in a genomic region of Roseofilum reptotaenium CS-1145:
- a CDS encoding methyl-accepting chemotaxis protein, whose product MDYATEYQQAETAYVQGRYEDAASIIDQLVEHFPDDPNSHLLRGHIYCYGLQEYTIARQEYESVLEITSDEVFMDYANQGLADVDQFSTHHTVGRDLQDDSSQIPPMEELDEEEIASEWQDLELSEDDDEEEIIHTEMIGDLSRDTESLEENHLQEEPSLDYASLESLDEEDDFDDEELADDDPFTVAHEQLEEFQQETEPLEDDIFAGESLAELEEDSYNLEEESFSPFATDIDLTDEMGAVLEADEGIAFDPSEFPDDQEAFNSSHPQTLGLEDLTEESLKPEPSELIEDLQGPGLTMEESPTLFVGSSPGSVNGHHERTGELSLSQNGRSSSTLTSDQTLSDSHLWQGIGDEDSFNTNGTSGEAIADFTESGFQTQSGFHTESFGFDEGLDQFETDSGISESQNGNGAVDFLDEFDAFDDKVLDEFSGFDDPSSELSTNFKSNSMAGMTNSGITLDEDFDPSEDNSALLEEEMFSISNSNTDTIPTFTGKSQRQVEPSVSVDQGPLSFFDNAPLITKNLYSAIGTGLSSAFAIAAVIYATASDANAFHKLAMILLPGGLSGATTYVLGKKVTNQVKQTTDELQAQFEKVASGQLGAQATVYGEDEMGYLAESFNVMARNVLTTMSESQRKAAENESAKEDLQRQVIRLLDDVEGAARGDLTVQAEVTADVLGAVADSFNLTIQNLREIVQQVTVAARQVNKGSADSETFARGLAADALRQAEELAVTLNSVQMMTDSIQRVAESARQAEAVARSANDTARKGGESVERTVAGILEIRETVAETTRKVKRLAESSQEISKIVALIAQIASRTNLLALNASIEAARAGEAGRGFAIVADEVRQLADRAAKASKEIEQIVLQIQSETAGVMQAMEEGTQQVIQGTNLAKEAAKSLEDIIQTNNRIDVLVRSIAADTVEQTETSRAVAQVMQSVELTAQETSQECGRVSQALASLVNVARDLLTGVERFKVDPHKSR is encoded by the coding sequence ATGGATTATGCAACAGAGTATCAACAAGCAGAAACCGCTTATGTTCAAGGACGCTATGAAGATGCGGCCTCAATTATCGATCAGTTGGTAGAACACTTTCCTGACGATCCAAATTCGCACTTACTCAGAGGTCATATTTATTGTTATGGATTACAAGAATATACGATAGCCCGTCAAGAATATGAATCTGTTTTAGAAATTACTTCCGATGAAGTATTTATGGATTATGCCAATCAAGGATTAGCAGATGTAGACCAGTTCTCAACCCATCATACCGTGGGGAGGGATTTGCAAGACGATTCGAGTCAAATCCCACCTATGGAAGAGTTAGATGAAGAAGAAATTGCTTCAGAATGGCAAGATTTAGAACTCAGTGAAGATGACGATGAAGAGGAAATTATCCATACAGAAATGATCGGCGATCTGAGTAGGGATACAGAAAGTCTAGAAGAGAACCATCTCCAAGAAGAACCCTCCTTAGATTACGCCTCTTTAGAGTCTTTGGATGAAGAGGATGATTTTGACGATGAAGAGTTGGCGGATGATGACCCCTTTACAGTCGCTCATGAACAACTAGAAGAATTCCAGCAAGAAACAGAACCTTTAGAAGATGATATCTTTGCTGGAGAATCCTTAGCTGAATTAGAAGAAGATTCCTACAACTTAGAAGAAGAATCCTTCTCCCCCTTTGCCACAGATATAGATTTAACAGATGAAATGGGAGCCGTACTTGAAGCAGATGAAGGGATTGCCTTTGATCCATCGGAATTCCCAGACGATCAGGAAGCGTTTAATTCTTCTCACCCACAAACCCTAGGGCTAGAGGACTTAACAGAAGAATCTCTAAAACCGGAGCCTTCAGAATTGATAGAAGATTTACAAGGCCCAGGATTAACCATGGAAGAGAGTCCGACCCTATTTGTGGGTAGCTCACCTGGATCGGTGAATGGTCATCATGAGAGAACGGGAGAACTATCTCTGAGCCAAAATGGGCGTAGCAGTAGTACCCTCACCAGCGATCAAACCCTCTCTGATAGTCATCTGTGGCAAGGAATTGGAGATGAGGATAGTTTTAATACGAATGGGACGAGTGGCGAGGCGATCGCTGACTTTACAGAATCTGGATTTCAGACTCAATCTGGGTTTCATACAGAAAGTTTTGGATTTGATGAAGGTTTAGATCAATTTGAAACCGATTCAGGTATCTCAGAATCCCAAAATGGTAATGGGGCAGTAGACTTCCTGGATGAATTTGATGCCTTTGATGATAAAGTCCTCGATGAATTTTCTGGCTTTGATGACCCTTCATCTGAGCTATCGACCAACTTCAAGAGTAATTCTATGGCTGGGATGACCAATAGTGGAATTACTCTGGATGAGGATTTTGATCCGAGTGAGGATAATTCTGCATTACTCGAAGAAGAGATGTTTAGCATCTCTAATAGTAATACAGATACCATTCCCACCTTTACCGGTAAATCTCAACGGCAAGTAGAACCGAGTGTGTCGGTGGATCAAGGCCCATTGAGCTTCTTTGATAATGCACCTCTGATTACCAAAAATTTATATAGCGCGATTGGCACTGGGTTGAGTTCTGCTTTTGCGATCGCTGCTGTGATTTATGCAACGGCGAGTGATGCCAACGCCTTTCACAAACTGGCGATGATTCTACTGCCGGGAGGTCTTTCCGGTGCAACCACTTATGTTTTAGGTAAAAAAGTAACCAATCAGGTCAAGCAGACGACGGACGAACTGCAAGCCCAATTTGAAAAGGTCGCCTCTGGACAACTGGGAGCGCAAGCCACAGTCTATGGTGAAGACGAAATGGGCTATCTGGCAGAGAGCTTCAACGTTATGGCCAGAAATGTCCTCACCACCATGAGTGAGTCCCAACGCAAAGCGGCTGAAAACGAATCAGCAAAAGAAGACCTTCAACGCCAAGTGATTCGCTTACTCGACGATGTAGAAGGAGCTGCTCGCGGAGACCTAACCGTTCAAGCTGAAGTCACGGCTGACGTACTGGGAGCGGTAGCCGACTCCTTTAACCTCACCATTCAAAACCTGCGGGAAATTGTACAACAGGTAACGGTAGCCGCTCGGCAAGTCAACAAAGGCTCCGCCGATAGTGAAACCTTTGCCCGGGGGTTAGCCGCAGATGCTTTGAGACAAGCAGAAGAACTAGCGGTAACCCTGAATTCAGTGCAAATGATGACGGACTCCATTCAACGGGTAGCAGAAAGCGCCCGCCAGGCAGAAGCAGTTGCCCGTTCTGCGAATGACACAGCTCGTAAAGGTGGAGAGTCGGTAGAGCGAACAGTGGCGGGTATTTTGGAAATTCGAGAAACGGTGGCAGAAACCACTCGTAAAGTGAAACGGTTAGCCGAATCTTCCCAGGAAATTTCCAAGATTGTGGCTTTGATTGCCCAAATTGCCTCACGAACCAACTTACTCGCATTGAACGCCAGTATTGAAGCGGCTCGTGCGGGAGAAGCGGGTCGGGGATTTGCGATTGTTGCCGATGAAGTCCGACAGTTGGCAGACCGGGCGGCCAAAGCATCGAAAGAAATTGAGCAAATCGTGTTGCAAATCCAAAGTGAGACGGCTGGGGTAATGCAAGCGATGGAAGAAGGGACTCAACAGGTCATTCAGGGGACAAACTTGGCTAAGGAAGCGGCGAAATCCCTGGAGGATATTATTCAAACCAATAATCGGATTGATGTTTTGGTTAGATCGATCGCGGCTGATACAGTAGAACAAA